In Limnothrix sp. FACHB-406, the sequence CTGCCATCCGATCCATCATCAGTGACGATCATCAAGGATGCAGCCGATCGCTACTTTGCGTCGTTTGTCTGTGAAGTGGATCCGATCGCTCTGAAGGCTATCAACAATGGAGTTGGCATCGACTTAGGATTGACCACCTTTGCCACTTTGTCCACGGGTGAAAAGGTACGAAGTCCCAAGCCTTTAGCCAAATCCCTCAAGCGATTGCGCCGTGCTCAAAAATCCCTCAGCCGCAAGGTTAAGGGCAGCAAGCGCCGATATCTAGCCCGACGCAAGGTGGCTCGGATTCACGCCCGCATCAAAGACCAACGAACCGACTTCCTACACAAGTTATCGACCCGGATCGTTCGCGAGAACCAAGCGATAGTTTTGGAAGATTTGAATGTGTCGGGCATGGTGAAAAATCGCAAGTTGGCGCGGGCAATTTCT encodes:
- a CDS encoding RNA-guided endonuclease TnpB family protein, translated to LPSDPSSVTIIKDAADRYFASFVCEVDPIALKAINNGVGIDLGLTTFATLSTGEKVRSPKPLAKSLKRLRRAQKSLSRKVKGSKRRYLARRKVARIHARIKDQRTDFLHKLSTRIVRENQAIVLEDLNVSGMVKNRKLARAISDAGWYSFRQMIEGKSIRYGRDFQVISRWEPTSQRCSSCGQLGGKKPLDVREWVCMQCGAIHDRDVNAAINIQVAGGQSETQNGRGGQRKSSSLVAADEASTRGLVEQLRLFA